A portion of the Lolium rigidum isolate FL_2022 chromosome 1, APGP_CSIRO_Lrig_0.1, whole genome shotgun sequence genome contains these proteins:
- the LOC124661232 gene encoding cell surface glycoprotein 1-like produces the protein MAGVGTGAGAPVVKVYHEKSMILPDVSRVLACLYEKNVEFETVKDSYKDILRLQSTRSVPVPFYDGPIFRQESRAICRYIAETYEQRGYPFLLGKDVLERASIEQWLRHEEHAFDPPSRALFCHLAFPMLDEDMSDIDREKRKLEEVLEVYEQRLGESEFLAGNKFTLADLVHLPNTHHIVTSEKFAYLYDSRKNVQRWWNTISARDSWQQVVRDMQSVEEQNQIEELEQQQLEEQWQWETEPPPTSGRRILRIDPRQQTGTESRTVLVPPPSGGAISPLSFTVEQEQQPLHTETTSHGETSPNHRKGSNFFTTTDKTPAPSKQKTSTPQKPPSSVEGTRSNFFTPTSPPTSTRVSSKTNNEKSTSKDASKTSDRDFQARQTGEVVAPHKLHSGSHKAPQENTPDKSTEKSPSSVQNTTSSFFTPPATTKMPQTTNTDKSTYKDASSPTIPSQGSSKDNITEARDADQKRSASATTRELPSGSQNTSQQSKASPNLKASDLSPMQEEFEDTQGEDERFSTKRLRKMIQQSDPEVLKPQSTDLQTRPTQEETPSISKKPLYVQDRKGQAGNNLTDGKIDGIPSTGTRDPGTPSTGTSDPDTPTTADARRATTPPKGVDPDGRGATEPRKLQSINEQQPAPPMPNRSPTSSARGASASSKGAAQDDDLAQSNIDQWRHTSTPANQEGAPDAAITDKLDKAADKRAQTQAPNKTSTGQSDKIAMQTPRRTTTTSDQPPVSPFSADRRKTGIDEASQTTKVAPDEQPAGRAPTNSVNKPISPKDNGKLTNETVYYSSSEISREMAPPGSEKSMGQQKMQSDKSSISLQANGKQGSEAALLTNTDQNTGKTSGQDLQESQKQISPDTQQMKNNRSNSTLDGSSKPTQFDGNEGDVRETQRGG, from the exons ATGGCAGGGGTTGGCACTGGGGCAGGAGCTCCTGTCGTGAAGGTGTACCATGAGAAATCCATGATCCTGCCCGATGTGTCAAGGGTGCTTGCTTGCCTGTATGAGAAAAATGTTGAGTTTGAAACTGTGAAAGACTCGTACAAGGACATACTCAGACTCCAG TCAACGAGGAGCGTTCCAGTTCCATTCTACGACGGACCCATATTTCGACAAG AATCAAGAGCAATCTGCCGCTATATAGCAGAAACATACGAACAGCGTGGCTATCCTTTCCTCCTGGGAAAGGATGTCCTTGAGAGGGCTTCCATTGAACAGTGGCTACGGCATGAGGAGCATGCCTTTGATCCTCCAAGCAGGGCATTGTTCTGCCATCTGGCTTTTCCTATGCTTGATGAAGACATGAGTGATATCGACAGAGAGAAGAGAAAGCTGGAAGAAGTCCTGGAGGTCTATGAACAAAGGCTTGGCGAGAGCGAGTTCCTTGCTGGGAACAAGTTTACTCTTGCTGACCTTGTTCACCTACCAAACACTCATCACATAGTGACATCAGAAAAGTTCGCTTACCTGTATGACTCAAGGAAGAACGTGCAGAGGTGGTGGAATACCATCTCTGCCCGAGATTCTTGGCAGCAGGTGGTGAGGGATATGCAAAGTGTGGAGGAGCAGAACCAAATAGAAGAACTTGAGCAGCAGCAGCTGGAGGAGCAGTGGCAATGGGAGACAGAACCACCACCAACATCTGGTCGCCGCATCTTGCGCATAGACCCTCGACAGCAGACCGGCACCGAGTCGCGAACAGTACTGGTTCCACCACCCAGCGGCGGTGCCATATCACCATTGTCTTTTACAGTTGAACAGGAACAGCAACCTCTTCACACAGAAACAACCTCTCATGGTGAAACTTCACCTAACCACAGAAAAGGAAGTAACTTCTTTACTACCACCGATAAAACTCCAGCGCCCTCAAAGCAAAAAACCTCCACCCCTCAGAAACCACCTAGCAGTGTTGAAGGCACTAGGAGTAACTTCTTTACCCCAACTAGCCCTCCTACCTCCACCAGAGTTTCTTCAAAAACTAATAATGAGAAATCCACCTCCAAAGATGCCTCAAAAACCTCTGACAGGGATTTTCAAGCTCGTCAGACTGGTGAAGTAGTTGCTCCCCATAAACTCCATTCAGGATCACACAAAGCCCCCCAAGAAAATACTCCTGATAAATCCACTGAGAAATCACCTAGCAGTGTCCAAAACACTACGAGTAGCTTTTTTACTCCTCCTGCCACCACCAAAATGCCTCAGACAACCAATACTGATAAATCCACCTACAAAGATGCCTCATCTCCAACCATACCCAGTCAAGGATCATCCAAAGACAACATTACAGAAGCTAGAGACGCTGATCAAAAGAGGTCTGCATCAGCAACAACCAGGGAGCTACCATCAGGTTCTCAAAATACCTCTCAGCAATCTAAAGCATCACCTAATCTGAAAGCTTCTGACTTGTCACCAATGCAAGAAGAATTTGAAGATACTCAGGGTGAAGATGAACGGTTCTCAACTAAGAGGCTCAGAAAAATGATTCAGCAAAGTGATCCAGAAGTACTCAAACCACAGTCTACAGATTTGCAAACCCGtccaacacaggaggaaacacctTCCATTTCTAAGAAGCCTTTGTATGTCCAGGACAGAAAAGGGCAAGCTGGTAACAATCTGACTGATGGAAAAATTGATGGTATTCCATCAACTGGCACAAGAGATCCTGGCACTCCATCAACTGGGACAAGTGATCCTGACACTCcaactactgctgatgcaaggagagcaaCTACACCACCAAAAGGAGTTGATCCTGATGGTCGTGGTGCCACTGAGCCACGAAAATTACAATCCATCAATGAGCAACAACCAGCTCCACCAATGCCAAACCGATCACCAACAAGTAGTGCTCGGGGTGCTTCTGCATCATCAAAAGGAGCTGCTCAAGATGATGACTTAGCCCAGTCAAACATTGATCAATGGAGGCACACGTCTACTCCTGCAAACCAAGAAGGAGCTCCAGATGCTGCTATCACTGATAAGTTGGACAAAGCAGCAGACAAAAGAGCACAGACACAGGCTCCAAACAAAACCTCGACCGGCCAGTCGGACAAGATCGCTATGCAGACACCACGACGTACAACTACCACATCAG ACCAACCTCCAGTGTCACCTTTTTCTGCTGATAGAAGGAAGACAGGTATTGATGAAGCCAGTCAAACTACCAAGGTAGCACCTGATGAGCAGCCTGCTGGGAGAGCTCCTACGAATTCTGTGAATAAGCCGATATCTCCCAAAGATAATGGCAAGTTAACTAATGAAACCGTATATTATAGCAGCTCAGAAATATCCAGAGAAATGGCACCACCAGGCTCCGAAAAGAGCATGGGACAGCAGAAAATGCAAAGTGATAAGTCCAGTATATCACTGCAAGCCAATGGGAAGCAAGGTTCTGAAGCTGCACTTCTCACAAATACTGATCAAAACACTGGGAAAACTTCAGGACAAGATTTACAAGAGTCTCAGAAACAAATCTCCCCTGATACTCAGCAAATGAAGAACAACAGAAGCAACAGCACATTGGATGGCTCAAGCAAACCCACCCAATTTGATGGCAATGAAGGTGATGTCCGTGAGACACAGAGAGGTGGCTAG